The Coccidioides posadasii str. Silveira chromosome 2, complete sequence genomic interval TGCCATagatatatatgtatgtatgtatgtatgtatgtatgtatgtatgtatgtatgtatctATGTATGTATCTATCTATCTATCCTCAAATTGTGCTCAAAAGACCATGAACTGGTAGCTTTAATGTCGAGAGTTGATTGTTAGTAACCAAGGTCCTCAGCCGCAATCAAAGTGGGAGCCGTGCCAAGCCTCTCCTGCAACTTAAAAACGACGAAGCTTCGTGTTGAGCAGCCGCACGCCCATTCTCCCGTTCCAGGGACGAAAGGGTTAACAGTGGGACGGGCGCCACTTAAATACATTTCCCATCTCTTCTCGTTCGGACTTTGTCTTACGGGGTCGTTGAGACCGCGTTCGCTCATTTTACCCTCACACAATGCCATCGTGATACCCTGATTGACGCAGCTACTTCGTTTCTCCGTGCCTTCGTTAACCATGGCCCGCCTTGGTCGTGTCGGGTTTTTGGCCCTGGCTATAATTTTCCATTTGATTTACACCTACTCGATCTTCGATATCTATTTTGTCAGCCCAATCGTGAGTGGAATGCGACCTTGTGGCGTGGAGCGCGAACCCGGAGCCAAAGCACCCGCGAAGCGATTGTTCCTGTTTGTCGGAGACGGTCTCCGTGCTGACAAGGCTTTTCAATCCTTTCCCGACCCGTCTCCGCCTCCAGACGCATGCCCCGATGCTTCCAGCTGCGATGGAGAATATCTCAAACCGAGGCCACTTGCTCCGTTCATCCGCTCGCGCGTCCTCCACCACGGTACATTCGGCGTGTCTCACACCCGCGTTCCTACGGAGTCGAGACCGGGACATGTTGCACTCATCGCAGGGTTGTACGAAGACGTTTCGGCGGTTACAACAGGTTGGAAATTGAATCCAGTCAACTTCGATAGTGTCTTCAATCGCAGTAGGCATACCTGGAGCTGGGGGAGCCCGGATATCCTTCCTATGTTTAAGGAGGGTGCCGTTCCCGGAAGAATCGATGCGGAAACATACGGTGAGGAGGCCGAGGATTTCACCCAGGATGCAACAAAGCTGGATATATGGGTGTTTGATAAAGTGAAAGCGCTGTTCTCAAGGGCAAAAGAGGATCCGGAGCTGAATGCAAGGTTGAGAGACGATAAGCTAGTCTTTTTCCTGCATCTCTTGGGTCTGGATACGTCCGGTCATGCTTATCGACCATACTCAAGGGAATATCTACACAACATAAAAGTTGTCGATCAAGGAGTCCGTGAAATTACTGAATTAGTTGAGAATTTCTACGGTGATGATGAAACTGCCTTCGTTTTCACCGCTGATCATGGTATGAGTGACTGGGGTAGCCATGGTGATGGCCACCCAGATAACACCCGTACGCCACTTGTTGTCTGGGGCTCCGGGGTCGCTAAACCAAAAATTTCCCATTGGGGAGTTGCTCCCGGTCACGAAGACGGTTTCTCATCGGACTGGAACCTGGATCATGTTCATCGGCATGACGTTGCTCAGGCCGATGTTGCTGCCCTCATGGCTTATTTGGCTGGGCTCGACTTTCCTGCCAATTCCGTGGGCAAGCTTCCGCTTGATTATATCGATGCGACTTTAAAGGAGAAGGCGAATGCTGCTTTGGCCAACGCTCAAGGAGTCCTTGAAATATACCACGTGAAGGAGGAGCACAAGAGGTCCTCTACACTACGGTACAAGCCATATGGGCCATTTGCCAGCCCCGACAGTTCGCCAGATTCCCAGGTATCCGCAATCCAAAAGCTAATTTCTAAGCAAAAATACGAGGAAGCAATCAGTCACTCATCAAGTCTATTAGAGGAGGCACTGGACGGATTGCGCTACCTCCAGACGTACGACTGGCTCTTCCTGCGAACCATTGTTACCGCGGGCTATCTTGGATGGATTGCTTATGCTTTAACCACCGTTATAGACCTCCATGTTTTACACCAAACTTCTCAATCTGTCCGGACTACCTTCACCACGagctttttttcttccgtCCTAGTTGGtctatactccgtattatGGGTTCAGAAGTCCTCCTGGCGTTATTATGCATATGCCATATTCCCAGTATTTTTCTGGGAAGAAGTTGTTGCAAGGCGAGACGCGCTTAAAGCCGGACGACAGATCCTCTTAGGCCATATTCGAACCTTTTCGGGTTATTTCTCGTTCTCACTCCAGTTAGTGATATATATTGGAGTATTAGAGGCTCTTGTTCAATCTTATTTTCACCGAGAGATCTACACTGCCTGTTATCTAATTGCTTGTTTTTGGCCGGCCTTTTACGGATTCGACTTCCTCTCTCGCAACAAAGTCGTTGTCTCTACTTGGGTTATTGGGTGTGGTTTATTGAGTGTTTTCACTCTTCTCCCAGTGATCAAAATTGAAAGCTCGAATACAATGTGAGTGATCCAACGATATTAACTCGACTGGGCTCTAACAAATATGCAGCACCCTTGGAGGCGCACTTATGTTTGCCACGGGCCTCCTCTACCTCGCATTTGAGGAGAGCATCACCCTTCAATCGAAACAAGCCGCAAAAAGCTCCCTTCGCAAGGGATCACGCATTGTTATGGGAATTCAAGTATGTCACCGGCATCCCCTGTAGGCGTATTACGTTTTGCTTATCTGGCTAACGAATTTCTAGGTCGGTCTGATTCTACTCGCCATTATTGTTACAAGGTCAAGTATTGCATCAATACAAGCTAAGAAGGGTTTACCATTTGGCAATCAAATTGTTGGATGGATCATTATGGGTATGCAGTAACTCAAGTTTACGGACCCTCTACTCACCTTCAATTGCTAACTCTTTATAGTTTCTTCGCTTTTGCTCCCCTTCGTGCACAAACTCTATCCAAATAGCCATTATCTTCATCGCCTTATCATACTCTTCCTTGCATTCTCACCGACGTTTATCATCCTCACTATCTCCTACGAAGGACTCTTCTATTTTACATTCTGTGTATCGCTTCTCACATGGGTGAGACTTGAACACAGCATATACGTACATACGTCGAGCTACCATACGACCTCCAAAACACCTACCGATCAGGGAATCACGACCGGGAGGACAGAGAGCCTTCGGGTTTCACTCTCTACCGCAATCCAAAATCGCAGGCACCGCAGCCTAACCGTCTCCGATGCCCGCATCGccctctttttccttttcctcctACAGTCCGCATTTTTCAGCACTGGCAACATCGCTTCTATCTCCTCATTCTCTCTTGAGAGCGTTTGTCGCCTCATCCCTATCTTCAATCCCTTCTCCCAGGGCGCCCTCCTCATTCTCAAGATCCTCATCCCATTCGCCGTGATCAGCGCGAATCTCGGCATTCTCAATCACCGGCTAGGCGTCGCTCCGTCCGCCTTATTCATGATCGTTATGTCAATTAGCGACGTGATGACCTTGAACTTCTTTTATATGGTTCGAGACGAAGGGAGCTGGCTCGATATCGGAACAACCATCAGCCACTTTTGTATTGCGAGCGGGATGTCCGTCTTTGTGGCAGGGTTAGAATTCCTAAGTGAGGTCTTCATTTCGGGAATCGAGTTTCAAAGCGATGATCGCGTATCCTCTGGCAAACCGGGCGAGCCAAACGTTTCGGTCGAGACAAATGGGAAGTTACACGAGCCAGCCAGAGGATCTTCGTCAAAACCCAACATCCCGGGGAAGCGTGGCTTTGTCGAAAATGGACTCGTATCTTCCACCGACCGTACGGCAAAAGTGGTCAATTAAGACTTTATAATCTTTTTTCTCTATTGCCTTATTTAATTTTTATATGCGGGCACCTGATCAGGTTCCTTGGGAAATTGTAATTTTGGTGGTAAAATATCTGTCTCCATATAGAGTTTGGGCAAAGACCTATAGAATGTCGCATTTGACGCATATCTCTAAACAATTTCATATAAAAAGTGTATGTTGAAAAAGTCGTAAAGTATTACATCTATGATAGCATTTGGAATGCTAGGGGGAAAGGAAGTCATTGGAAATACAAATTCATTGTGGCACATTGTCGGTACAATTAAGGCATGTTTGAACCACAAGGGTACAAGCAACCATTGCTGATGCCAGGCTTGAGAACATCTCTTAGAACAATTATACATAACAGATTTCGTAGTTCAATCTAATCTAGACAGCAGCCATTACAGATAAACTCGGTAATACAGTCAAGAAGAGTAGGGAGCGTCCAACAATAGCAATAATACTCCGATGCCAGGAAAGAGACATATATGAGCTCATACAAACCAGTACGACTTGTGTCCACAACCCGTGCCTGTAGAAGACTTAGGGCTATGATTTGCAGATGGTATGAAATAAGTGCACCGCAATTCCAATCCAGCGTCGTCTTGCGGTATGCCCAGTTGTGTCTGCGCATGTCTCTCCAACTGCGTAGCCTCAGCCTTGCTAGACAATCTAGGTCATTAAGCTCATCCTCCTGAACACATTCTTCTATATTTTCAATATATACCCCAGCTGTAGAGATATCAATGATATGAACAATGGCAAAATTGTATAGCAAGAAGCCAGGCAGAGGGATGTCTCCCCAAtctgtaaaaaaaaaatgtggGTATTCTGGGCGAAGGGAAGGCGGTCTTTTGAGAGCCTGAAAGAGTAAATTACTGATTCCAGAGATATGCACCTTGTTAGGAACGAATTCAAAGTAAAGGTTAAAGTTGCTCAAATGCTAATAAGACTTATAGCATTAAATGATATGCCAATATTAGCACCATCAGTAATATGGGAACAATCATAGTTTCATGATATGAATGAGTTCAAGGGCAGCTTTTTCGGAGTCATCCTATGCATACCATTTAGCTGTAAAACTTTTCTCCCAGGAGTGGTGCTTGCAACTTATTGGTTGAGAATTTGGACCCTCTACTGAGATGAACATAGAAGTAACTATATAAAGCCAGTCCTAAAACATTTTGTTGGCTGCTTTTCTTGGAGGAAACCTTTATTCTCTTGAGAATTACCACTACATTACAACAAATGAGTTCTGTTGCAACTTTTTCGGTCACTTCGGTTGGCAGGCATGGTATACTTTGTCAGTGGTCTCAGCGTTCTCTATGATTGAATTTTGGTTTTCAAACCACTCTCACACCAAGAAGTCTCATTCCCAATGGATATGGGCTTCTTACCAGATCTTCATTCTGTTGGCATACTTTGCTTGCATAGAGGCAGCTGCAGTTGTTCGGGCGTGGATAGTGACATATGCTTGGTCAGAATGAATCATGCCTTCTTGTATATCTTGACCTAAACTATCATAGAGTTCAAAGTGAAGTGGGCGAAATGCACAGTGCAAGTAAACCCACTCATTagtattctttttttttttggttcctATGATATCTCTGTGCGCATTCACTTGAGTTCAGCCTTTCCAAGTATCAGATGGTATTCTGACCTTGGCCTGCATTATTTTTGATTTGAGTTGAGGGTTTCCTAGAAAATTCCAGCCTCAGGAAGGAAGCACAAGGTAGTTTGCCCAGAAAGAGAGAATGTCATGCCAAGTAATATATTGCCTCTCGGTCAAATATGTGTGAAATTCTCTATGCTTTCATCATACTGTAACCTCCCACCAACCTTCTCAGACCCGAAATTAAGGGCAATATCAAAATCGATCCATACAACTCGGTCATCACTTCCATTGGTTGCCGCTCCGGGAACAATCAACACATTCTTTGGGTATGGGTCATTATGCACAACTCCTGCGTGGTGTACAGCTGTGATACCCTGGATGGCCTTTTGGATCCTATCTCTGGTGTAGTTTTCGCAGTTCAAAGGCTCCGCATGGGGAAGATACTCTCAAGTAATATAGCGCAGGGATGGTGGAGATCACCAAGGAAGGCGTTGAGATATGGTGTCAGTGTGGGCATAAGTGGGTCAATATCCTAAAATAACGCGTGAAATTTAGGTACAAAGCCCTGCTCGCATATTTCCGCTGCTGAGAGGAGCTTGTATGCTTCGATCTCACAACGATAGCGACAGAGATCTCGGCCTGTGGAGGTAAATCCTGGGACGTTGTTGACATGAAACTGGAAATCAATTCTGTAAATTATGGCCCAGACGAGAACACTGCATTTGATTCTTGACATACCACTTTTAGGCAATATTTCGCGCCTTCATATTTGACTAGGAAGATTTTCGAGCTGTCTGATGAATGGACATTTCGGATAATGGAGAGCTCAGAAAGGTGAAACTGTTTAGCCTGTACAGAACCAGCCATAGTCTGCTGCTGATGGGTGCAAAAGTGAAGGACTCGTACTTGTACGGTATTTGAAGACCAGGCCAGGCAATCGAAGCTTCTCACTCTGGGAAGTCGGCACGTGGAGTACATACGGGCTTAAAACAGCGTTGAAAAAGGGACGCTCTGAAGTGACCGCACCCCCAACTTACAGACTATAGAGGTAGAGTTGCTTCACACGGAGAAATGTTGCACATTTAGCAACTTACCATGGAATACATATTCTAAATACTGCACCATTCCGGTTTCCTGAGTTGTTAGGTGTGATGATTATGCTATGTGTCGGCATATGGGTAATGGATTGATGGTGTTGCAATGGCGAAATATCTCCACACTTATGCTATACTACACTCTGATATTTGCTTTACAAAAACAGTACGTTGAGTACGAATGTAATACTATCTGGCTGTTTAGTTTTTCTCTGTTTTCACTTAATAGGAGTGCATGGCACTGCAGCGGAGGCTCTACTCAAGTCTTTGAAGGAAAGGTGACAAATAGAGTTGGTTGCAGTGAACCTGCAAATGACTCGAGGACCCAGGCTTCAGGTGAGTCTCGGATTCCAAACACTGGGCTGACATACCAGCATGTGAAGTCTTCCATGGCTTTGTTATTTCGTCAGCCTTGTAACAAGCggttgtactccgtaatcaTGTTGTCTTCACTTGATACAAGAGCAAATCCGCCCGGCATAAAATGCATCTCGAGAAGAGAAAGGTGGGGGATCGGAGAGTAACGGGTCAAGTGAGCTGGCGGGGTTGGGCAAAGCAAAAGGGAAGAGGACCGGGAGGAAGCCAACCAGAGCGGTGGGGGGAAATGTGTTGGTCTATATGGCCCAGCACGCACTCCACCACGAAGACGGGCTTGTTTGAGGGGCGAGATGCCAGGCCAGAAACAGGTTCCGATGAAGCATTTAGGGCTGGCTCAGGCTCTCGGACACATCCCGCCATAATGTGGGGGATTCCTGTTCTTTCGTACGGAGGACCCTGCTGGTCTTGTGCGGAGTCCATGCAGGCACTGACTGGCGCGTCGAAGATGTAACCCGATACTAGGAAGCACGATGCGAAACCCCAGATATTAGACACCTCATTGGGAATAGTTTAGTAGGGAACCCTGAAAGCCTAGACGGTTGACGTCAAATGGGTTTAGGTATAGAGGGCTGAAGAAGCTGTGGGATCAGATCTGAAGCAGTTGCACGAGTTGTCATATGCATTCTCCATAAGGCGAGGGTCAGTAGTTCGGCATGTGAAGAGGCCAAGCATTCACCCCCTGGATGCTAGCTTAGTTTGCCACTCGTGTGAATGGTGGGTTTGCCAGCCGGTTTCTGGCTGAGGATGAGCTAGCGGCTGCACCCTCGAATAAACGAACTCCGCCAGTGGAAGAGCATCCCTGGGCAATTTCCAACGGACACACGATCAGTCCTCCAAGCCAATCGATCGACCCTACGGTTCGGATCCGTGTTTTAACGGAATCTCCCGGGGAGGGTTCATGAGATCTTAGACTGCTCTTCAACGGTGCCATGTTTAAGCGCGGAGTAACTGTGAGGAGATTTCGGATCGCACAGCAGAATGAAAGAGCAATTGACCCAGTCAGAGCCGCACCGTTCTGCACGTCCACACTCGGGAGGTTACACTGCCTGGTCAATTGATCCTCGGCGTCGTAAGTCAGGTTGTAGAAGTATAACTCCTGAGTAGATcttggaagaggaagatTAAAAGGGGGGCATTTGAAAGAGAAGACtgaggaaaaagcaaaaagtgTCCGTGTCTGAGACTCTCTGTCTGGGTTCTGTCATGATCCTTGCATTTCGGGCataatgtacggagtacagagtactccgtacataccTTGAAGATCCTCTTCGCACAGCCAGGCTCTCAATGGGGCCTGTATGGATGTACACGCAGTTCACATTTAGGGGATTAACACCGATGACCCGCCATCCGGGGTAGATCTATCGTAGAGTCCATGTCCTCGAGAAGTGAGGGCGCGATGGAAGTTGGGATGCATGGAAGTGTGGTTACAGAGGTGCTTGAGGATCAGCATCCGTCAGGGCTCGAGGCCTCCCCGATGTTGCGCAGGAAAGGAGAGCGCCAAAAAATCCAGTCGTCTTACTTCTCGCTAGCTCACGAGGGGATCAAAGAGGATCCATCCTTGTCCTCAAACTAGCACCAATGCCAACATCGGGTTTTGAAAAGACTCTCCCTGCCCGAgatcccttttttttttttttttttttgggagcCTTCAGTATGATTAGGTAGGAGTCAGTAGCTATAGTTGCCCAGAGCTGtgggagtactccgtagttgaTCGCGAATTTTTCACGGTTTCTGTTTGGCCATGGTGGTGGGCTTTCGTCCCTCGTGAAACGCACTGCGGAGGTGATATTCGACGATGCTAATATAGCTCCCGCGCCCATATAGGTGCGCTCCAGCGTTGGTCTGTTCGAAGGGCGTTCTGTCAATGTGCTCTCGTTTCTTATGGATCCaggtctctctctctctctgtgtctTCTCGTTAAACAATATAAGAAGTCAACTATTGACTTTGGTGCGTTGCTGCTTGAATATTATTATCCTTAATCCTTGTTTAGGTCGCCACGCCATCGGGGACTCTTGATCAACCCCCAAAGCCTTCAGTCCACTTTTCCCTCTATTCTTTCCCCCCCAAAGAAcgctctgtacggagtatcctTTTATTCAAAACGCCTAGCCTCCTGTTTGGCTTATTCCTCTTTTCTGCTGATCGCTATGCCTGCAAGGGGAATAAAACTGGGACGAATGACTAGAACCACCGGGAAACCTTGAACTGTAGCAAATCTACCACCACAGGAGCCCCATCCCAAAAAAGGACCATCGCCCATACCCAGGATCCATCGCAAAACAATTCACACatatcctcttcctcctaCGGACTCCGGCTGCGACCTTCTTCTCGTCCCATCTGACTTGGGCGATAATTTAATTTTTACAATCATAATTACACATAGGGCCAACCTCCTCCTACCAGACAATTCGCTTAGCGGGCTGCCCTTCTTGGATGGGGGTGATCGCCTTCTCTGACGACTCAAACCTCCCACGCCGCCATGAGCCAACTCATCGCTGGAACCGAGCCCGAATCCGATCGAGAAATGACTGACCGTGAGCCATCAGCACCAATAACGGCACCTACTTCGACCGTCACACCAGCGGCGGACGCAGACCCCGGAGTCCAGGCAGGCGTCGAAGGCGAAAAGCCATCCACGAATCCTCCTAAACCTGGCGCTGGTGCAACGCCGACAACTTCTTCTGGCCACCCTAGTTTTCGAAGGTGAGTCACTGCGCCTTTGGTTGGCAGCTGTTTTCATTGCTATCAGATTTCCTTATCGATGCAAGGACAAGATGGTGCAGATTGGATGCGAGGGGCCTGGGACAAATCCATCAAACCCACTGAAGCGCTTCTTCCGATGGAACACGGTTGGAGAGTTTTTAGAGTAATTTTTTAGCTGACCATCATCGTATTTATATTCTAGACAACGTGCGTCGCGAGCTTGTGAGGTATGTTCTGCGCTTCGTGTTTGATCAACGCGATCTTTTTGGCTTGCTCTGGCGTTGAGCCTCGGCACCTCGGCCTGCCTTTTCACCAACCATTCGCTCTCGTCCCAACCTGATGAGAGCGATGATGGAGATAAAGGAAGGCCAAATGCAACATGGATAAAACGTGGCTAACAAGGATAATCTTGATGGCGATAGACATGTCATGCTAGGAAGGTTAGTGCTGTTAACAAAATTCCCTTCGCCTGACGCACATCGCCGCCTCTAGACTTCCCCCTCCATCCTACCCCATGACACCGTCATCAATTTATTTGCTTGATGCTGGTACTTGATGTGATGTCAGCTTATTTGGATATTGTTATGTGGTGCTGACTGCTATTGTTCGATGTGTTGGTTTAGGTGCGGTGTGATGCTGCAAGTCTTGGTGTGCCCTGCACCAACTGCGTCGCCTTCTCCATCGAATGCAAGATCCCGACTCCCAAGCGAAAGAAGAACCAAAAAGCTAAAGATGCAGCCAAGTATGTTAGGCCTCCTCATTCCCAATGCCGTGCGACTAATATCCCATTGTTTCTCTACACAGTGACGAAAGCGGCTCTACCGGCGCGAAGCCCACTCAAAGAGAGGGTTCTGGAGGCCCACGGAGCAGGCCTGTTGATGGAATGCCAGTGACCTCCTTGACAGAAGCCGAGGCTGCCCAACAGGCTCAACAGAACCACTCTTATGCCCAATTCATGAAACCGAAGTTTGCGCGAGCGCCGATCACGGAAGCTGGTCGAGTGGCATACCTTGGAGAATCATCGAATCTGTCCATATTAGTCCACGACCGACACGGGACCACGGACGTCGTTCACTATCCTCTTCCTGAGAGCATTAGAGGCTCGAGGGCCCGGCTCACCGAATTAGATAGTCTCGAAATCGACATTCTACATCAGCGAGGCGCGTTCCTTCTCCCGCCACGGTCGCTTTGTGACGAGCTGGTCGACGCATATTTCAAATGGGTTGCACCCGCTGTTCCTATAATTAACCGCAGTCGCTTCATGAAGCGCTATCGAGATCCCAAGAACCCCCCTTCGATTCTGCTCCTACAGGCGGTACTTCTCGCTGGCTCGAGAGTCTGCACAAATCCGCAGTTAATGGATGCGAATGGGTCGACTACCCCGGCTGCAACTACATTCTATAAACGGGCGAAATCCCTTTTCGATGCCAATTATGAAGACGATAGGGTGACTATCGTTCAAGCCTTGGTATTGATGGGGTGGTACTGGGAGGGTCCCGAAGGTAGGCATCATTCTCTCTTACACTTACCACAGTCAGAGTATTaataccctttttttttatcagACGTTACCAAGAACGTCTTTTATTGGACTCGAGTCGCTATAATCGTCGCACAAGGATCCGGCATGCATCGAAGGTTGGCATTACCTTTACCCCCGCTTTGTTTTCCGTTCACTCACAGTTTGAATAGTGTTGAAGCATCACAGCTTAGCAGAGCGGATAAAAGACTATGGAAAAGAATTTGGTGGACTCTATTCACCCGAGATCGATCTGTTGCTGTCGCCCTGGGACGACCTGTTAATATCAACATCGACGACTCTGACGTGGAGATGCTTACGGAGGACGATTTCATTGAAGATGAAGCTGACTCTCCGGCCGAGTTCCCCCCTGATCCGACTCACGTCCAGTTCTTCCTGCAGTACGTTAAGTTATGCGAGATTATGGGCCTTGTGCTGTCACAGCAATACTCGGTTGCTTCAAAATACCGGAGGACGAATGCGATGGATTTGACTCACAGTGACATGGCGTTGGCAGACTGGCTGCAGAATTGTCCTAGAGAAGTGTACTGGGATAGAAATCGTCATCATTTCTGGTCGGCTCTGCTGCATTCGCACTACTAGTATGTGGTGGCCCTCCATTTTCTCGTCCATTCCTCGTTACTGACCAAAACCCTTTCAGCACAACCTTGTGTCTATTACATCGGGCACATATGCCTCCTGCCACCGGTGCACATACTACTTCCGCTGATGGATTGGCCTATCCATCGCGCACTATCGCTTTTCAGGCTGCTGCCATGATTACATCGATAGTGGAAAATTTACAGGCCCACGATCAACTTAAATATACTCCTGCATTTATGTAAGTTCTCCATCGCTGATCCTTATTGCGGAAGATTGGAAAGCACACTGACAGCTTGGCAGTGTCTATAGTTTGTTTTCTGCCCTAATTATGCACGTTTATCAGATGCGGTCGTCTGTTCCGAGCGTTGTCTCTACAACGCAGGACAGGATCGGTGTCTGCATGCAGGCTTTGAAGGATGTTTCCAAAGTTTGGCTGGTCGCCAAGATGGTTTGCACTCTCTTTGAGTCCATCCTCGGGAACAAGGCACTAGAGGAACGCCTCCAGAGAGCTGCAGGAAAACGacatcagaagcagaagTCCAAGAAAGATGTCGTTCATCCGCCGAAGAAGCCCGAACCTCCGAAGCGCAAGTTCGACGACTTGGATATTTCCATTCCTAACGGTCCTCCCTCCCATCAAGTCTCGTACGAACGGTCACGCCCGCAAACGCCAGCCGCTACGCCTTCTATCCAACCCGCCCAAATAGCTACCACGGGCGCAACTCAAATGTCCCCACAACCCCATCATCGAGGCTCCAAAGATGGCCTCTTGGGTCCGTCAGGCCATGGGGGTAATACCCGCCCAACATCTCCATTCAACCCATCGTTCTCCATGCCTACTACTCCTCCAGACTTTTTCCTTGTCACCCGAAATTCGCCTAATTTATCACAATCCCTTTGGGAGAATTTCCAACCGGATCAACTGTTTCCAGATGGAACAAATATAACCGGTACCGGGTTTTCACCCTCCTCTGGAAATGCGGTTGATCCACAGCTGCATATGTCACAGCATTTGCAACCAACTGGAATGGGTTCACAGGCAATGGGAATGCatcagcaacagcaacatcTTCCATCACGAGGGCCACGTGCACCGCATGAAAGTCCCACAATGATGCAAGGCATGCCGGGGATGGGAGCAATGGGGCATCAGCAGCACTTGCAACCTGGGATGGCGATGCAGACCCAGCCATGGGTGTTTGACGGCAATATGCACATAGACGCCTCAAGTCAAGATGATAATTGGAGCAACAGTTCGAGAGGTCAGGGGCCCGTTGTGCCTCCGACTTTAAACGTTGAAGATTGGTACGCTGGCGCCCATCATATCACCATTTCACCTTTGATCCTTTTCCTCGATGGTATACCTCACCGTCTGTTCTTGCTAACGTCTCGTTCTAGGTTTCAATTCTTTGGGATTAATGGCATCGACAGCCTAGGGATAGATCAGATGTGAACTGATCCCTCGTTCGGCTGTGGTTCGTCTCGTCTGAAGTGTCCTGGTGTTTGAAGCATGTTCTTGCTCGTGGTAATTCATATAGTGTATCCTGTGACGTTCTCGTTGGAAATTGCCTACAGAAAACGGATTTCTGTGATGTTTAGGGACTAATAGTCGGCGAACTTGTTTGAACCCTGCGGCGGAGTCTTAGGAGGCGTTATCGGACGCAAATTCGATCGTTTTCCAATATCACCGCCAGCTCTcctcttttatttattattttctttttccggCTTATGTAACCTTTTTTACACTTCCCGTACAAATTTCCTGTCGGGTTTGTTTGCGATGAAAAAGCCCTATATAATTCATCTttgaagtactccgtacaataCAGAGCATTTCTTCAATTCGCATCGCTGGCTCCATTGTAGTCCAGAGACAAATCAGGCCATGATAATACATATCGCTCCCCTATGTCATAGGCCTCTTAATGTCCC includes:
- the MCD4 gene encoding Glycosyl phosphatidyl inositol anchor synthesis (EggNog:ENOG410PGMQ~COG:T~TransMembrane:16 (i7-30o471-497i509-528o534-550i571-592o598-618i625-644o650-669i690-714o726-745i750-768o774-790i842-863o883-906i918-937o949-969i)~BUSCO:1213at33183), with translation MARLGRVGFLALAIIFHLIYTYSIFDIYFVSPIVSGMRPCGVEREPGAKAPAKRLFLFVGDGLRADKAFQSFPDPSPPPDACPDASSCDGEYLKPRPLAPFIRSRVLHHGTFGVSHTRVPTESRPGHVALIAGLYEDVSAVTTGWKLNPVNFDSVFNRSRHTWSWGSPDILPMFKEGAVPGRIDAETYGEEAEDFTQDATKLDIWVFDKVKALFSRAKEDPELNARLRDDKLVFFLHLLGLDTSGHAYRPYSREYLHNIKVVDQGVREITELVENFYGDDETAFVFTADHGMSDWGSHGDGHPDNTRTPLVVWGSGVAKPKISHWGVAPGHEDGFSSDWNLDHVHRHDVAQADVAALMAYLAGLDFPANSVGKLPLDYIDATLKEKANAALANAQGVLEIYHVKEEHKRSSTLRYKPYGPFASPDSSPDSQVSAIQKLISKQKYEEAISHSSSLLEEALDGLRYLQTYDWLFLRTIVTAGYLGWIAYALTTVIDLHVLHQTSQSVRTTFTTSFFSSVLVGLYSVLWVQKSSWRYYAYAIFPVFFWEEVVARRDALKAGRQILLGHIRTFSGYFSFSLQLVIYIGVLEALVQSYFHREIYTACYLIACFWPAFYGFDFLSRNKVVVSTWVIGCGLLSVFTLLPVIKIESSNTITLGGALMFATGLLYLAFEESITLQSKQAAKSSLRKGSRIVMGIQVGLILLAIIVTRSSIASIQAKKGLPFGNQIVGWIIMVSSLLLPFVHKLYPNSHYLHRLIILFLAFSPTFIILTISYEGLFYFTFCVSLLTWVRLEHSIYVHTSSYHTTSKTPTDQGITTGRTESLRVSLSTAIQNRRHRSLTVSDARIALFFLFLLQSAFFSTGNIASISSFSLESVCRLIPIFNPFSQGALLILKILIPFAVISANLGILNHRLGVAPSALFMIVMSISDVMTLNFFYMVRDEGSWLDIGTTISHFCIASGMSVFVAGLEFLSEVFISGIEFQSDDRVSSGKPGEPNVSVETNGKLHEPARGSSSKPNIPGKRGFVENGLVSSTDRTAKVVN
- the CTF1 gene encoding Transcriptional activator of fatty acid utilization (EggNog:ENOG410PH0A~COG:K~TransMembrane:1 (o584-602i)~BUSCO:1925at33183); the encoded protein is MSQLIAGTEPESDREMTDREPSAPITAPTSTVTPAADADPGVQAGVEGEKPSTNPPKPGAGATPTTSSGHPSFRRQRASRACETCHARKVRCDAASLGVPCTNCVAFSIECKIPTPKRKKNQKAKDAANDESGSTGAKPTQREGSGGPRSRPVDGMPVTSLTEAEAAQQAQQNHSYAQFMKPKFARAPITEAGRVAYLGESSNLSILVHDRHGTTDVVHYPLPESIRGSRARLTELDSLEIDILHQRGAFLLPPRSLCDELVDAYFKWVAPAVPIINRSRFMKRYRDPKNPPSILLLQAVLLAGSRVCTNPQLMDANGSTTPAATTFYKRAKSLFDANYEDDRVTIVQALVLMGWYWEGPEDVTKNVFYWTRVAIIVAQGSGMHRSVEASQLSRADKRLWKRIWWTLFTRDRSVAVALGRPVNINIDDSDVEMLTEDDFIEDEADSPAEFPPDPTHVQFFLQYVKLCEIMGLVLSQQYSVASKYRRTNAMDLTHSDMALADWLQNCPREVYWDRNRHHFWSALLHSHYYTTLCLLHRAHMPPATGAHTTSADGLAYPSRTIAFQAAAMITSIVENLQAHDQLKYTPAFIVYSLFSALIMHVYQMRSSVPSVVSTTQDRIGVCMQALKDVSKVWLVAKMVCTLFESILGNKALEERLQRAAGKRHQKQKSKKDVVHPPKKPEPPKRKFDDLDISIPNGPPSHQVSYERSRPQTPAATPSIQPAQIATTGATQMSPQPHHRGSKDGLLGPSGHGGNTRPTSPFNPSFSMPTTPPDFFLVTRNSPNLSQSLWENFQPDQLFPDGTNITGTGFSPSSGNAVDPQLHMSQHLQPTGMGSQAMGMHQQQQHLPSRGPRAPHESPTMMQGMPGMGAMGHQQHLQPGMAMQTQPWVFDGNMHIDASSQDDNWSNSSRGQGPVVPPTLNVEDWFQFFGINGIDSLGIDQM